A genomic segment from Saprospiraceae bacterium encodes:
- a CDS encoding two-component regulator propeller domain-containing protein, producing MKQDLGIPQCFQYIASAFFRCCRPAFGTSLFLAFFISLLSISLQAQVKAIFVSELSDKDGLSPGGVMNFFQDAEGHLWICTIAGLNRHDGHQITTFISDPSDLNSLSSSVVNDITQDPSGKLWIATREGGLNAFDPHTEQFTHYLHDPENEFSIPGNDLNRIDIDEEGQLWILAETGLFRFDPATARAQRFPSRPGQAGYLQGTRGSNIIADSTRIYLGTNAGFEYYDRESGRFRFFPLIDPASGDTLYYNIYGMTRDQQGKVWFGYPGDGLRVYDPVTDTVTHFELKTEEGRPNTRPMRMLEDQRGYLWIAGYTEIWRISPDRRHLEQLDARAIDTHDLLSNALWSIFEDRSGLIWFGSPNRRAFYFDPRRELFQFPNLQLTNHSKTSQWQATVNCLWQDRQNAIWFGVEQDLYRFDPMTGLQEVYPQKYFINNLTVGPQGLLWLATEGGLFRFDPTSGRSTPVLTTQRAGRPVKTVFYAAFDHDGDLWVSTWEYGLFRIDREELYRTDQALPIDFDHWSVNSEQPNALATYGLQKLTADSKGYIWVCGNIGGISRIEKASGEVKLFSYQQGKAGVISNNYTYSVVEGPNGYIWISTNGGGLNRYDPETESFVHYTTQDGLPSNVVFDLAFDRQGLLWLNTLKGISCFEPKAETFTHFNEQDGLQCWTEDLHYHAQTNTILAAGEKGINFFSPSDLLNVDKTASPVTILAVSHIDSETQKMKALKATAWASGRLALSHRESPLRLQFAVLDFRNPDRHRYRYSLTEGNDPEWVDVQTQNTLDLAHLDPGNYILRLQGQNSDGRWNELPKPLTIIVHPPIWKTTWALSVYLLLFSIGFYYLYRFILSRQLAKSEAKQTKAMEKLRSRFYTNITHEFRTPLTVILGIAETTTDMPKAMQLIRRNGQKLLHLINQLLDLSKLDNNALQPHYQQIEVVSYSQYIGESYQSLAEKKQIKLSITSNMEQLWMDMDEEMYRQILSNLLTNAIKFTAENGKISLYLEQTDHQFALEVQDNGIGIPAEALPHIFDRFYQVDNVESRQGNGTGIGLALVKELVSVLEGKIAVESNMGRGTIFNIHFPIRRKADKKEEGYQHLDIDRGQESPIFIATEEYNAALPSLLLIDDNVDVVIYIQSLLQTQYNIQTAPNGAIGIEKAIKTIPDIIISDVMMPEKDGFGVVETLKQDERTSHIPIILLTARATQEDRIKGLKFGADAYLMKPFDKAELFIRLEKLVALRQALQAHYAKSVQPIFSFALEGKQAAPSPSIDDLFLQKIRQTIDEKITDADLDIPYLCKALGLSSTQLFRKMKALTGESPMSFIRKVRLHRAKDLLLNTDLSISEIAYDLGFSDPNYFSRAFGKEFGCSPSAVRS from the coding sequence TTGAAACAAGACCTAGGGATACCCCAATGCTTCCAGTATATAGCATCTGCTTTTTTCCGGTGCTGCCGACCGGCCTTCGGGACCTCCCTGTTTTTAGCTTTCTTTATTTCGCTTTTATCCATCAGCTTGCAGGCTCAGGTAAAAGCTATTTTTGTCAGTGAGTTATCTGACAAAGATGGCCTCAGCCCAGGAGGCGTTATGAATTTTTTTCAGGATGCAGAAGGACACCTCTGGATCTGTACGATTGCGGGTTTGAATCGCCATGATGGGCATCAAATTACTACCTTTATTTCTGACCCATCCGACCTCAACTCACTGAGTTCTTCCGTAGTGAATGACATTACACAGGACCCTTCGGGAAAACTATGGATTGCCACCCGCGAGGGAGGACTGAACGCTTTTGACCCACATACCGAGCAATTTACCCATTATCTTCACGATCCGGAAAATGAATTTTCTATTCCGGGAAACGACCTGAACCGCATCGATATAGATGAAGAGGGTCAACTCTGGATCCTGGCGGAGACCGGGCTTTTTCGGTTCGATCCCGCTACCGCTAGAGCGCAACGATTCCCTTCCAGACCAGGACAAGCAGGTTACCTGCAGGGTACCCGTGGCAGTAATATCATTGCTGATTCAACGCGAATCTACCTGGGCACCAATGCCGGCTTTGAATACTACGATCGGGAAAGCGGTCGTTTCCGCTTTTTTCCACTTATCGACCCGGCTAGTGGCGATACGCTGTACTACAATATTTATGGCATGACCCGCGACCAGCAAGGTAAGGTTTGGTTCGGTTATCCCGGAGATGGCCTGCGAGTATATGACCCGGTCACGGACACTGTTACCCACTTTGAGCTGAAGACGGAGGAGGGCCGACCTAATACCCGCCCCATGCGCATGCTCGAGGATCAGCGCGGCTATCTGTGGATCGCCGGCTATACCGAGATCTGGCGTATTTCCCCAGACCGCCGCCATCTGGAACAACTAGATGCCCGGGCGATTGATACCCACGATTTATTGTCCAATGCCCTGTGGAGTATATTTGAAGATCGCTCCGGACTGATCTGGTTTGGCAGTCCGAACCGCAGGGCTTTTTATTTTGACCCGCGCCGGGAGCTGTTCCAATTTCCAAATCTGCAGCTGACCAATCACAGTAAAACCAGTCAGTGGCAAGCAACCGTCAATTGTCTGTGGCAGGACCGCCAGAACGCTATTTGGTTTGGTGTGGAGCAAGATCTCTACCGTTTTGACCCTATGACCGGTTTACAAGAGGTGTATCCGCAAAAGTATTTCATTAATAACCTTACGGTAGGCCCGCAGGGCTTACTCTGGCTGGCTACCGAAGGCGGTCTTTTCCGTTTTGACCCGACTAGCGGGCGATCCACACCGGTTTTAACGACCCAAAGGGCCGGCCGGCCGGTAAAGACGGTGTTCTACGCAGCCTTCGACCATGATGGTGATCTGTGGGTGAGTACCTGGGAATATGGCTTATTCCGGATCGATCGGGAAGAGCTGTACCGAACTGACCAGGCCCTTCCAATTGACTTTGACCACTGGAGTGTCAACAGCGAACAACCCAATGCACTGGCCACCTACGGTCTGCAAAAATTGACGGCCGACAGCAAGGGCTATATTTGGGTTTGCGGAAATATCGGCGGGATTAGCCGGATCGAAAAGGCCTCTGGTGAAGTAAAGCTATTTAGCTATCAACAAGGTAAAGCCGGCGTCATTTCCAATAACTATACCTACAGCGTCGTCGAAGGGCCAAACGGTTACATCTGGATTTCCACCAACGGCGGTGGCCTCAATCGCTACGACCCGGAAACGGAAAGCTTTGTCCATTACACCACTCAGGACGGACTCCCCTCGAATGTCGTCTTTGATCTGGCCTTTGATCGCCAGGGACTACTCTGGCTAAATACGCTGAAAGGCATTTCCTGCTTTGAACCTAAGGCCGAAACTTTCACCCATTTTAATGAACAGGATGGATTGCAATGCTGGACGGAAGACCTGCACTACCATGCGCAGACAAATACCATCCTGGCTGCCGGAGAAAAGGGTATTAATTTCTTTTCCCCCTCTGACTTACTGAACGTGGATAAAACTGCTTCACCGGTAACGATTCTGGCTGTTTCTCATATTGATTCGGAGACTCAAAAAATGAAAGCGCTTAAAGCAACAGCCTGGGCCAGCGGGCGTCTGGCCTTGTCCCACCGGGAAAGTCCCCTTCGCCTGCAATTTGCTGTATTGGATTTTCGAAACCCAGATCGCCATCGGTATCGCTATTCGCTGACCGAGGGGAACGATCCCGAATGGGTAGACGTTCAGACGCAAAACACCTTGGACCTGGCCCATCTGGATCCTGGAAATTACATATTACGGTTGCAGGGACAGAATAGCGACGGCCGCTGGAATGAGTTACCGAAGCCATTGACGATCATTGTTCATCCGCCCATCTGGAAAACCACCTGGGCCCTTTCGGTTTACTTGCTCCTGTTCAGCATCGGCTTCTATTATTTATATCGCTTCATCTTATCACGCCAACTGGCTAAAAGCGAAGCCAAACAGACCAAAGCCATGGAAAAGCTTCGTTCTCGTTTTTACACCAACATCACCCACGAATTTAGGACACCTTTGACAGTCATCTTGGGTATAGCCGAGACAACAACCGATATGCCCAAGGCGATGCAACTGATCCGGAGAAATGGCCAAAAATTACTCCATTTGATCAATCAACTACTGGATTTATCCAAATTGGACAATAATGCCCTGCAGCCCCATTATCAACAAATCGAAGTGGTTTCCTATTCTCAATATATTGGTGAATCTTATCAATCTCTGGCAGAGAAGAAACAAATTAAGCTCTCGATCACTAGCAATATGGAGCAGCTATGGATGGACATGGATGAAGAGATGTATCGCCAGATTCTTTCTAATTTATTGACGAATGCGATCAAATTTACGGCCGAAAACGGAAAAATCAGCTTATACCTCGAACAAACAGACCATCAGTTTGCACTTGAAGTCCAGGATAATGGCATCGGCATTCCCGCTGAAGCTTTACCTCACATCTTTGATCGCTTCTACCAGGTAGATAACGTGGAAAGTCGACAGGGAAATGGAACGGGCATTGGCCTGGCGCTGGTAAAAGAACTGGTCAGCGTGCTGGAAGGAAAAATTGCGGTAGAAAGTAATATGGGACGGGGAACCATCTTTAACATTCACTTCCCCATTCGACGAAAAGCAGACAAAAAGGAAGAAGGATATCAGCATCTAGACATCGACAGAGGCCAGGAATCACCCATTTTTATAGCTACAGAGGAATACAACGCTGCACTACCTAGCCTACTGCTTATCGACGATAACGTTGACGTAGTGATTTATATTCAATCCTTGCTGCAAACGCAGTACAACATACAAACCGCACCAAATGGGGCCATCGGCATTGAAAAAGCCATCAAAACCATTCCCGACATCATCATCAGCGATGTGATGATGCCCGAAAAAGATGGCTTTGGAGTCGTCGAAACCTTAAAACAAGATGAACGCACCAGCCACATCCCCATCATCTTACTCACCGCCAGGGCTACCCAAGAGGATCGGATCAAGGGGCTTAAATTCGGAGCTGACGCCTACCTGATGAAACCCTTTGATAAAGCGGAGCTGTTCATTCGTTTGGAAAAACTGGTGGCGCTGCGTCAGGCCTTACAGGCGCACTATGCCAAATCGGTACAACCGATATTCAGCTTTGCATTGGAAGGCAAGCAAGCCGCTCCATCACC